A window from Vibrio cortegadensis encodes these proteins:
- the secA gene encoding preprotein translocase subunit SecA, whose translation MITKLLTKVIGSRNDRTLRRLRKIVKEINNYEPTFEALSDEELKAKTIEFRARLEKGESLDNLLPEAFATVREASKRVYGMRHFDVQLIGGMVLNNGQIAEMRTGEGKTLTATLPAYLNALPGKGVHIVTVNDYLAKRDAETNRPLFEFLGMTVGVNVPNMAPPEKKEAYLADILYGTNNEFGFDYLRDNMAFRNEDRVQRARFFAVVDEVDSILIDEARTPLIISGPAEDSSELYTKINTLIPHLELQEKEDSEEYRGDGHYTMDEKSKQVYLTETGQEFVEELMVKNGLMEEGDTLYSPTNISLLHHVNAALRAHVLFEKDVDYIISEEGEIVIVDEHTGRTMPGRRWSEGLHQAVEAKEGVKIQNENQTLASITFQNFFRLYEKLSGMTGTADTEAFEFQSIYGLETVVIPTNKPMVRDDMPDVVYRTEEDKFNAIIEDIKDRVEKGQPSLVGTVSIEKSELLSNALKKAKVKHNVLNAKFHEMEAEIVAQAGTPSAVTIATNMAGRGTDIVLGGSWQAQVEKLDNPSKEQIAEIKTAWKIVHDKVLESGGLHIIGTERHESRRIDNQLRGRSGRQGDAGSSRFYLSMEDSLLRIFTSERMAGLIQSGMDEGEAIESRMLSRSIEKAQRKVEGRNFDIRKQLLEYDDVANDQRKVVYELRDELMSADDISEMIEHNREDVFTTVINEYIAPQSLDDMWDIAGLEERMKNDFDLEMPIQAWLDEDDKLYEEALREKILNTAVETYHAKEETVGATVLRNFEKSVMLQTLDTLWKEHLAAMDHLRQGIHLRGYAQKNPKQEYKRESFELFEDLLEALKLDVITILSKVRVQQQEEVERMEEQRRAQAEEAARRQQFQHKNADNQLSDEEHTEEGHQPMVREERKVGRNEPCPCGSGKKYKQCHGQIA comes from the coding sequence ATGATTACTAAGTTACTGACAAAGGTAATTGGCAGTCGCAATGACAGAACACTGCGCCGCCTTAGAAAAATCGTAAAAGAAATTAATAACTATGAGCCAACGTTTGAAGCATTATCTGACGAAGAGCTTAAAGCGAAAACGATAGAATTCCGTGCTCGCCTAGAAAAAGGTGAGAGCTTAGATAACCTGCTTCCTGAAGCTTTCGCAACGGTGCGTGAAGCATCAAAACGTGTTTATGGCATGCGCCATTTCGACGTTCAGCTTATTGGTGGCATGGTACTAAACAATGGCCAGATTGCAGAAATGCGTACTGGTGAAGGTAAAACACTTACCGCAACATTACCTGCATATCTAAATGCATTGCCTGGGAAAGGTGTGCATATCGTTACAGTGAATGATTACCTAGCGAAGCGTGATGCGGAAACGAACCGCCCACTATTTGAATTCTTAGGCATGACCGTTGGTGTTAACGTTCCAAATATGGCACCACCAGAAAAGAAAGAAGCGTACCTTGCTGATATTCTTTATGGAACAAACAACGAATTCGGTTTTGATTATTTGCGTGACAATATGGCTTTCCGCAATGAAGATCGAGTTCAACGTGCGCGTTTCTTCGCGGTTGTCGATGAAGTTGACTCGATTTTAATCGATGAAGCTCGTACACCATTGATCATCTCTGGTCCTGCTGAAGATAGCTCTGAGCTATACACTAAGATTAATACCCTGATCCCTCATCTTGAATTACAAGAAAAAGAGGATTCAGAAGAGTACCGTGGTGATGGTCACTACACCATGGATGAGAAATCTAAACAGGTGTACTTAACTGAAACAGGCCAAGAGTTTGTTGAAGAGTTGATGGTTAAAAATGGTTTGATGGAAGAGGGTGATACTCTATATTCACCAACCAATATCAGCCTATTGCATCATGTTAATGCTGCGCTACGTGCTCACGTACTGTTTGAGAAAGATGTTGATTACATCATCTCTGAAGAGGGCGAAATTGTAATTGTTGATGAGCACACAGGTCGTACTATGCCTGGTCGTCGCTGGTCTGAAGGTTTACACCAAGCTGTTGAAGCAAAAGAAGGTGTGAAGATTCAGAATGAAAACCAAACATTAGCATCAATTACGTTCCAAAACTTCTTCCGTCTGTATGAAAAACTGTCGGGCATGACGGGTACTGCGGATACAGAAGCCTTTGAATTCCAATCTATCTATGGGTTAGAAACCGTTGTTATTCCAACGAACAAACCTATGGTTCGCGATGATATGCCGGATGTGGTGTATCGTACTGAAGAGGATAAATTCAACGCAATCATTGAAGATATTAAAGATCGCGTTGAAAAAGGCCAACCAAGCTTAGTGGGTACGGTTTCGATTGAAAAATCAGAACTGCTTTCTAATGCACTGAAAAAAGCGAAAGTGAAACATAACGTACTTAACGCTAAATTCCACGAAATGGAAGCTGAGATCGTTGCACAAGCGGGTACGCCAAGCGCGGTTACTATCGCAACTAACATGGCTGGTCGTGGTACGGATATTGTACTAGGTGGTAGCTGGCAAGCTCAGGTTGAGAAGTTAGACAACCCAAGCAAAGAGCAAATCGCTGAAATTAAAACCGCATGGAAAATTGTTCACGATAAAGTTTTAGAATCTGGTGGTTTACACATCATTGGTACTGAACGTCATGAATCTCGTCGTATTGATAACCAGCTTCGTGGTCGTTCTGGTCGTCAAGGTGATGCTGGTTCTTCACGTTTCTATCTATCAATGGAAGATTCTCTGCTGCGTATTTTCACATCAGAGCGCATGGCTGGTTTGATTCAAAGTGGTATGGATGAAGGTGAAGCGATTGAAAGCCGCATGTTGTCTCGCTCTATTGAAAAAGCGCAACGTAAAGTTGAAGGCCGTAACTTTGATATTCGTAAACAGTTACTTGAGTACGATGATGTTGCCAATGACCAACGTAAAGTGGTTTATGAGCTACGTGATGAACTAATGAGTGCTGATGACATCAGCGAAATGATTGAACACAATCGCGAAGATGTCTTCACTACCGTAATCAACGAGTACATTGCCCCTCAATCTCTAGATGATATGTGGGATATTGCAGGTCTTGAAGAGCGCATGAAGAATGACTTCGATCTTGAGATGCCAATTCAGGCATGGCTAGATGAAGATGATAAACTTTATGAAGAAGCATTACGTGAGAAGATCTTAAACACGGCAGTTGAGACTTACCATGCTAAAGAAGAGACTGTTGGCGCAACTGTTTTACGTAACTTTGAAAAATCAGTGATGCTACAAACCCTTGATACGTTGTGGAAAGAACACCTAGCGGCAATGGATCATTTACGTCAAGGTATTCACCTACGTGGTTATGCTCAGAAGAACCCAAAACAAGAGTACAAGCGTGAATCGTTTGAGTTGTTTGAGGATCTTCTTGAAGCACTAAAACTTGATGTGATCACTATCTTGAGCAAAGTTCGAGTTCAACAACAAGAAGAAGTTGAACGTATGGAAGAGCAACGTCGAGCGCAAGCAGAAGAAGCGGCACGTCGTCAGCAATTCCAACATAAAAATGCGGATAACCAGTTATCTGATGAAGAGCATACGGAAGAAGGTCACCAACCTATGGTACGTGAAGAGCGTAAAGTAGGTCGTAATGAACCATGTCCATGTGGCTCTGGTAAGAAATACAAACAGTGTCATGGTCAAATTGCATAA
- a CDS encoding DUF721 domain-containing protein produces MRDHRPTLTQTLISESRFSQLQEHAAEIMTINNALRDILPKGTANQCRAANLRGGNLVIEVASASIKMKINYDRLMILSQLRNMGFARLIGLEVKINPALYRTMQEKHENKEPSRPPISDAAAGSLLMIAEMAPPKIKARLEKIAQMAEKNK; encoded by the coding sequence ATGCGTGATCATCGGCCAACCCTTACTCAAACGCTCATTTCAGAATCTCGATTCAGCCAATTACAAGAGCATGCCGCCGAGATAATGACCATCAATAATGCCTTGCGTGATATTTTACCTAAAGGAACTGCAAACCAATGTAGGGCCGCAAACTTACGTGGCGGTAATCTTGTTATCGAAGTTGCGAGTGCATCGATAAAGATGAAGATAAACTACGATCGGCTGATGATTTTAAGTCAACTGAGAAATATGGGGTTTGCCAGACTAATTGGACTTGAAGTGAAAATAAACCCAGCACTTTATAGAACGATGCAGGAGAAGCATGAAAACAAGGAACCGTCTCGCCCACCTATTTCTGATGCGGCAGCAGGTTCTCTGTTAATGATCGCAGAAATGGCACCACCGAAAATAAAAGCTCGCCTTGAGAAAATTGCTCAAATGGCAGAAAAAAACAAATAG
- the lpxC gene encoding UDP-3-O-acyl-N-acetylglucosamine deacetylase → MIRQRTLKEIVTTIGVGLHSGRKVTLTLRPAAANTGIIYRRTDLNPPVDFPADPASVRDTMLCTALVNDEGVRISTVEHLSAALAGMGIDNIIIEVDAPEIPIMDGSASPFVYLLQQAGVQTLNTPKRFIRIKKPVRFEDGDKWAEFVPFNGFRMDFEIDFNHPAIESDEQRMLFDFSSQGFVKEISRARTFGFMRDIEYLQSQNLCLGGSFDCAIVLDEYRILNEEGLRYENEFVTHKVLDAIGDLYMCGHAIIGEFRAYKSGHGLNNQLLRAVLADQEAWEWATFEEEAGSPVAFADPNMVLA, encoded by the coding sequence ATGATCAGACAACGTACTCTGAAAGAAATAGTGACAACAATCGGTGTGGGTCTCCATTCCGGTCGTAAAGTGACACTTACTCTTCGCCCTGCTGCTGCAAATACGGGTATCATTTATCGTCGTACTGACCTAAATCCGCCTGTTGATTTTCCAGCAGATCCGGCGTCAGTTCGTGACACTATGCTATGTACAGCATTAGTTAATGATGAAGGCGTACGCATTTCCACGGTAGAGCACCTTAGTGCTGCACTTGCTGGTATGGGTATCGATAACATCATTATTGAGGTTGATGCACCTGAAATTCCAATCATGGATGGCAGTGCAAGTCCGTTTGTTTACTTGTTACAACAAGCTGGAGTTCAAACGCTCAATACTCCAAAGCGATTCATTCGAATTAAAAAGCCGGTACGTTTTGAAGACGGTGACAAATGGGCTGAATTTGTTCCATTTAATGGCTTCCGAATGGATTTTGAAATCGACTTTAATCACCCTGCGATTGAATCAGACGAACAACGCATGTTGTTTGACTTCTCTTCTCAAGGTTTTGTTAAAGAGATTTCTCGTGCTCGTACATTTGGTTTTATGCGTGATATTGAGTACTTACAATCACAGAACCTATGTTTAGGTGGCAGCTTTGATTGTGCGATTGTTCTAGATGAATATCGAATTTTGAATGAAGAAGGTCTTCGTTACGAAAATGAATTCGTTACTCATAAAGTTCTAGATGCTATCGGTGATTTATACATGTGTGGACACGCTATTATTGGTGAGTTCCGAGCTTATAAATCAGGGCATGGTTTGAATAACCAATTATTAAGAGCTGTGCTTGCTGACCAAGAAGCTTGGGAATGGGCTACTTTTGAAGAAGAAGCTGGTTCTCCAGTTGCATTTGCAGACCCTAATATGGTTTTAGCGTAA
- the ftsZ gene encoding cell division protein FtsZ yields the protein MFEPMMEMSDDAVIKVVGVGGGGGNAVEHMVRESIEGVEFISVNTDAQALRKTSVNSVIQIGGDITKGLGAGANPQVGRDAALEDRDRIKEILTGADMVFIAAGMGGGTGTGAAPVIAEVAKELNILTVAVVTKPFSFEGKKRLAFAEQGIEELSKHVDSLITIPNEKLLKVLGRGVTLLEAFASANDVLKNAVQGIAELITRPGMINVDFADVRTVMSEMGHAMMGSGISRGEDRAEEAAETAISSPLLEDIDLAGARGVLVNITAGLDMRLDEFETVGNTVKAFASDNATVVIGTSLDPDMTDEIRVTVVATGIGTEKKPDITLVAGGKAKVAAVSQPQAPVQQAAKVEEKPAQPLQEKVEVKPQPTSPNMSQPSVSAGQSAAPKAEKESGYLDIPAFLRRQAD from the coding sequence ATGTTTGAACCGATGATGGAAATGTCAGACGATGCAGTAATCAAAGTCGTTGGAGTTGGTGGTGGCGGCGGTAATGCTGTAGAACACATGGTGCGAGAGTCTATTGAAGGCGTTGAGTTCATCAGTGTAAACACAGATGCGCAAGCACTGCGTAAAACAAGCGTAAATAGCGTTATCCAAATTGGTGGCGACATCACTAAAGGCTTAGGTGCTGGTGCAAACCCGCAAGTTGGACGTGATGCAGCTCTTGAAGACCGAGATAGAATTAAAGAAATTCTGACTGGGGCCGATATGGTATTTATAGCCGCTGGTATGGGTGGTGGTACTGGTACTGGTGCTGCTCCTGTTATTGCTGAAGTGGCAAAAGAGCTAAATATCTTAACGGTTGCCGTTGTGACTAAACCTTTCAGCTTTGAAGGCAAGAAACGTTTAGCCTTTGCAGAGCAAGGTATTGAAGAACTGTCTAAGCATGTTGACTCTTTGATTACTATTCCAAATGAGAAGTTGCTTAAAGTTCTTGGTCGTGGCGTGACGCTACTTGAAGCATTTGCAAGTGCCAATGATGTACTTAAAAATGCGGTTCAAGGTATTGCGGAGCTTATTACGCGTCCTGGTATGATCAACGTCGATTTCGCGGATGTTCGTACAGTGATGTCGGAAATGGGCCACGCAATGATGGGTAGTGGTATTTCTCGTGGTGAAGATCGCGCAGAAGAAGCCGCAGAAACTGCAATCTCAAGCCCATTACTAGAAGATATTGATTTAGCTGGTGCTCGTGGCGTACTAGTTAACATTACCGCTGGTTTAGACATGCGTTTAGATGAATTTGAAACTGTGGGTAACACAGTGAAAGCATTTGCATCGGATAACGCAACGGTGGTTATCGGTACTTCTCTAGACCCAGATATGACAGATGAAATTCGCGTTACTGTTGTTGCAACGGGTATCGGTACAGAAAAAAAACCTGATATCACATTAGTTGCGGGTGGAAAAGCGAAAGTGGCAGCAGTGTCACAACCGCAAGCGCCAGTACAACAAGCTGCGAAAGTAGAAGAAAAACCGGCACAACCTTTGCAAGAAAAAGTAGAGGTAAAACCACAGCCGACATCGCCAAATATGAGTCAACCTTCAGTGAGTGCGGGTCAAAGCGCAGCACCAAAGGCTGAAAAAGAGAGTGGATACTTAGATATCCCAGCATTTTTACGTCGTCAGGCTGACTAA
- the ftsA gene encoding cell division protein FtsA, whose translation MTKTTDDNIIVGLDIGTASVSALVGEVLPDGQINIIGAGSSPSRGMDKGGVNDLESVVKSVQRAVDQAELMAECQISNVFISLSGKHIASRIEKGMGTISDEEVSQDDMDRAIHTAKSIKIGEELRILHVIPQEFTIDYQEGIKNPLGLSGVRMEVSVHLISCHNDMARNIIKAVERCGLKVEQLVFSGLASSNAVITEDERELGVCVVDIGAGTMDVSIWTGGALRHTEVFSYAGNAVTSDIAFAFGTPVSDAEEIKVKYGCALSELVSKDDTVNVPSVGGRPSRSLQRQTLSEVIEPRYTELMGLVNQTIDTVQVKLREDGIKHHLAAGVVLTGGAAQIEGLVECAERVFRNQVRVGKPLEVSGLTDYVKEPYHSTAVGLLHYAKDSQINDDGEYSEPKRSSVSSVSGIFGKLRNWIQNEF comes from the coding sequence ATGACTAAGACCACAGATGACAACATTATTGTTGGTCTTGATATAGGCACTGCAAGTGTTTCGGCTCTAGTTGGTGAAGTCCTACCTGATGGTCAAATAAACATCATTGGTGCAGGAAGTAGTCCTTCTCGAGGGATGGATAAAGGCGGCGTTAACGATCTTGAATCCGTTGTTAAATCGGTACAAAGAGCGGTCGACCAAGCAGAGTTAATGGCAGAATGCCAAATTAGTAATGTATTTATCTCCTTGTCGGGTAAGCATATTGCAAGCCGTATCGAGAAAGGGATGGGGACCATATCTGATGAGGAAGTTTCTCAGGATGATATGGATCGCGCCATACATACTGCCAAGTCAATCAAAATTGGGGAAGAACTGCGTATCCTGCACGTTATTCCCCAAGAATTTACGATTGACTACCAAGAGGGAATTAAAAACCCGCTTGGTTTGTCTGGTGTCCGTATGGAAGTGAGTGTTCATCTTATTTCCTGCCATAATGATATGGCGCGGAACATTATTAAAGCAGTGGAACGTTGTGGACTAAAAGTTGAACAGCTAGTGTTCTCCGGTTTGGCCTCAAGTAATGCCGTTATTACCGAAGATGAGCGAGAGCTGGGTGTCTGTGTTGTCGATATTGGCGCTGGTACAATGGATGTGTCTATTTGGACTGGTGGTGCATTAAGGCATACTGAAGTTTTTTCTTACGCTGGTAATGCGGTCACAAGTGACATTGCATTTGCGTTTGGCACCCCTGTCAGTGATGCTGAAGAGATTAAAGTTAAATACGGCTGCGCATTAAGCGAATTAGTGAGTAAAGATGACACCGTTAACGTCCCAAGCGTTGGTGGACGTCCTTCTCGTAGCTTGCAAAGACAGACATTATCAGAAGTTATTGAGCCTCGTTACACTGAGTTAATGGGCTTGGTTAATCAGACGATTGATACTGTTCAAGTTAAATTGCGCGAAGATGGTATTAAGCACCATTTAGCTGCTGGTGTCGTCTTAACGGGTGGCGCAGCACAAATTGAAGGATTGGTGGAGTGTGCAGAACGCGTATTCCGCAATCAAGTTAGAGTAGGTAAACCTCTAGAAGTTAGTGGTTTAACCGATTACGTTAAAGAGCCGTATCATTCTACGGCTGTTGGCTTACTTCATTATGCAAAAGATAGTCAGATCAATGATGATGGTGAATATAGTGAGCCTAAGCGCTCTTCTGTATCGTCAGTGTCAGGAATATTCGGCAAGTTGCGTAACTGGATACAAAATGAGTTTTAA
- a CDS encoding cell division protein FtsQ/DivIB — protein sequence MVESALSEGRSVSNYPLVKEHAFGATFLLAVLLLIGSLLYSTLSWMWDDQRLPLSKIVLQGDLSYVTAHDVQRAFAQLEHIGTFMSQDIDALQSSVQAIPWVSQVSIRKQWPDTVKVFLTEYHASAIWNGNELLNESGDVFNGDVGQLKGERVKLYGPDGTSQQVLNIWQENNPRFQNLGLAITSLVLNERRAWQIILDNGIRLELGKESLSERIERFISLYNELGAKAEQVSYIDLRYDTGAAVGWFPKQDLEQESTDD from the coding sequence TTGGTAGAAAGTGCTTTAAGTGAAGGCCGTTCAGTATCCAATTACCCACTAGTAAAAGAGCACGCTTTTGGCGCGACCTTTTTGCTGGCGGTTTTACTATTAATTGGCTCTCTTCTTTATTCAACATTAAGTTGGATGTGGGATGATCAACGACTCCCACTCTCAAAAATAGTATTGCAAGGTGATTTGAGTTACGTAACGGCACACGATGTACAGCGTGCTTTTGCTCAGTTGGAGCATATTGGCACCTTTATGTCCCAAGATATTGATGCATTGCAATCGAGTGTTCAGGCTATTCCATGGGTGTCACAGGTATCCATTCGTAAGCAATGGCCTGACACAGTGAAAGTATTTTTAACGGAATATCACGCTTCTGCTATCTGGAATGGCAATGAGCTGTTAAATGAATCTGGTGATGTATTTAATGGTGATGTGGGCCAGCTGAAAGGTGAGCGAGTTAAGCTTTATGGACCTGACGGTACAAGCCAGCAAGTATTGAATATTTGGCAAGAGAATAACCCTCGCTTTCAAAATTTAGGGTTAGCAATTACCTCTCTTGTGTTGAATGAGCGTAGAGCGTGGCAAATTATTTTAGATAATGGCATTCGTCTTGAATTAGGCAAAGAGTCGTTATCAGAACGTATTGAGCGATTTATCTCACTTTATAATGAATTAGGCGCAAAAGCTGAACAAGTGAGCTATATCGATCTTAGGTATGATACGGGAGCTGCCGTTGGTTGGTTTCCTAAGCAAGACTTAGAACAAGAGAGTACAGATGACTAA
- the murC gene encoding UDP-N-acetylmuramate--L-alanine ligase produces MTIEHTQNLAQIRAMVPEMRRVKSIHFVGIGGAGMSGIAEVLLNEGYQITGSDLSENPVTERLTSKGATVFFGHQASNVESASVVVVSTAINEENPELVAARELRIPVVRRAEMLAELMRFRHGIAVAGTHGKTTTTALVTQIYSEAGLDPTFVNGGLVKSAGTNARLGSSRILIAEADESDASFLHLQPMVSIVTNIEADHMETYGGDFEVLKQTFVDFLHNLPFYGQAIVCVDDDVVRELIPRISRQVITYGFSNDADVRIENYHQDGQQGKFTVVREGKANLDITLNIPGRHNALNASAAIAVATEDDISDEAILAAMAGTQGTGRRFDHLGEFDTGNGVAMLVDDYGHHPTEVDVTIQAARSGWKENRLVMIFQPHRYSRTRDLYDDFANVLEQVDVLIMLDVYAAGEKPIAGADGRALCRTIRSRGKIDPIFVPDAQTLPSVLANVLQDGDLVLTQGAGDVGKVAKQLAAIELNINRMQQVS; encoded by the coding sequence ATGACGATTGAACATACTCAAAACCTTGCTCAAATTCGTGCCATGGTGCCAGAAATGCGTCGTGTTAAGTCTATCCACTTTGTAGGGATTGGCGGGGCTGGAATGAGTGGTATTGCGGAAGTACTGTTAAATGAAGGTTATCAAATTACAGGTTCTGATCTTTCAGAAAACCCAGTCACAGAGCGATTGACTAGCAAAGGTGCAACCGTATTTTTTGGTCATCAAGCCAGTAACGTAGAAAGTGCGAGCGTGGTTGTTGTTTCAACTGCGATTAATGAAGAAAACCCTGAACTCGTTGCCGCACGTGAGTTGAGAATTCCAGTTGTTCGCCGTGCAGAAATGTTGGCTGAATTGATGCGTTTTCGACATGGTATCGCAGTTGCCGGAACTCATGGTAAAACGACAACAACAGCCTTAGTGACTCAGATCTATTCTGAAGCAGGCTTAGATCCAACATTTGTAAATGGCGGTTTAGTAAAAAGTGCAGGCACTAATGCTCGGCTAGGTTCAAGCCGCATTTTAATTGCTGAAGCGGATGAGAGCGACGCTTCGTTCTTACATTTACAGCCTATGGTCAGTATTGTCACCAACATCGAAGCGGATCATATGGAAACGTATGGCGGCGATTTTGAAGTATTGAAACAGACATTTGTCGATTTCTTGCATAACTTACCCTTTTATGGACAAGCGATTGTTTGCGTTGACGATGATGTTGTGCGTGAGTTAATTCCTCGTATTAGCCGTCAAGTGATCACTTATGGTTTCTCTAACGATGCTGATGTTCGAATTGAAAATTATCATCAAGATGGACAACAAGGTAAGTTCACTGTTGTACGCGAAGGCAAAGCTAACTTAGATATCACCTTGAATATCCCAGGCCGTCATAACGCACTCAACGCATCTGCGGCAATTGCGGTAGCAACGGAAGATGACATCTCTGATGAGGCTATTTTAGCGGCAATGGCAGGAACCCAAGGAACAGGACGTCGCTTTGACCACTTAGGTGAATTCGATACTGGTAATGGTGTTGCTATGCTTGTCGATGATTACGGACATCACCCAACAGAAGTTGATGTTACGATTCAAGCTGCGCGTTCTGGCTGGAAAGAGAATCGATTGGTGATGATTTTCCAACCTCATCGTTACAGTCGTACACGTGATTTATACGATGATTTTGCTAATGTACTTGAGCAAGTGGACGTATTAATCATGCTAGATGTTTATGCTGCGGGTGAAAAACCGATTGCAGGCGCAGATGGTCGAGCTTTGTGTCGGACCATTCGTAGCCGCGGAAAGATCGATCCTATTTTCGTTCCAGACGCTCAAACTCTGCCTTCCGTGCTGGCTAATGTGCTCCAAGATGGTGATCTAGTGTTGACTCAAGGTGCGGGTGATGTTGGTAAAGTAGCAAAACAGCTGGCGGCTATTGAGTTAAATATTAATAGAATGCAGCAAGTGTCGTGA
- the murG gene encoding undecaprenyldiphospho-muramoylpentapeptide beta-N-acetylglucosaminyltransferase, producing the protein MKKNKRLLVMAGGTGGHVFPGLAVAKKLQQQGWEIRWLGTADRMEAELVPKHGIDIDFIKVKGLRGQGLAKLVKAPFQIINAVIQARRHMKNWQPDVVLGMGGYVSGPGGIAAWLLGIPVVLHEQNAVAGLTNQWLSKIAKKVFQAFPGAFPHAEVVGNPVRQDVAELPDPEIRMTSREGDIRILVMGGSQGAQILNRTMPDALKALGNGYTVIHQAGRNNREEVLKAYPQEMTDNVEVVEFIDDVAQAYAWADLLVCRSGALTVSEVSAAGIGAVFIPFMHKDRQQALNADHLVECGAAEMIEQPDLSVAKLTSNIQALTRTELLAMAKQARKAAKLDADMTVAKAIIALTE; encoded by the coding sequence ATGAAAAAAAATAAACGTTTATTAGTTATGGCTGGTGGCACAGGTGGTCATGTTTTCCCTGGCCTTGCTGTTGCCAAAAAGCTTCAGCAACAAGGCTGGGAAATCCGCTGGTTAGGCACGGCGGATCGTATGGAAGCTGAGTTAGTTCCTAAACATGGCATAGACATTGATTTTATTAAGGTAAAAGGTCTACGTGGACAGGGCTTGGCTAAATTAGTTAAAGCACCATTCCAGATCATTAATGCCGTTATCCAAGCGCGACGTCATATGAAGAACTGGCAACCTGATGTCGTACTTGGGATGGGTGGATACGTAAGCGGACCGGGTGGCATTGCGGCATGGTTGCTGGGTATTCCCGTTGTCTTGCATGAGCAGAATGCTGTCGCAGGGTTAACCAACCAATGGCTCTCTAAAATTGCCAAAAAAGTATTCCAAGCATTTCCTGGCGCATTTCCACACGCAGAAGTGGTCGGCAACCCAGTTCGTCAAGATGTCGCTGAGTTACCTGACCCTGAAATTCGAATGACGTCACGCGAAGGTGACATTCGTATTTTAGTGATGGGAGGCAGCCAAGGCGCTCAAATTTTAAATAGAACAATGCCTGATGCACTGAAAGCGTTAGGTAATGGCTACACGGTTATCCACCAAGCTGGAAGAAATAACCGCGAGGAAGTCCTTAAGGCATACCCTCAAGAGATGACCGACAATGTTGAGGTGGTAGAATTTATCGATGATGTTGCTCAAGCTTATGCGTGGGCCGATTTATTGGTTTGTCGCTCGGGTGCATTGACGGTTTCTGAGGTCTCTGCGGCAGGTATTGGGGCGGTATTTATCCCATTTATGCATAAAGACCGCCAACAGGCACTTAATGCAGACCATTTAGTTGAGTGTGGTGCGGCTGAAATGATAGAGCAACCTGATCTGAGCGTTGCTAAGTTAACCAGCAATATCCAAGCTTTAACTCGAACAGAATTACTTGCAATGGCAAAACAAGCGCGTAAAGCTGCCAAGCTTGATGCTGACATGACTGTTGCCAAGGCTATTATTGCCTTAACTGAATAA